One segment of Ureibacillus thermophilus DNA contains the following:
- the rlmD gene encoding 23S rRNA (uracil(1939)-C(5))-methyltransferase RlmD: MTAPVKKNDRVTVYIEDLTHDGLGVGKVDGYPLFIHGALPQETAEVHVLKTLKSYGFAKIVELKEPSPDRVEAPCIYFEKCGGCQLQHLSYEAQLQWKENMVRNVMKRIGKIDAPVRPIKGMEHPWNYRNKSQIPFAMGASGPIAGFYKARTHDIVDMERCLIQMSEADIIMANLKKELEKIGIEPYNETTHQGMLRHVIVRTGRATGEVMVVLVIKKRKFPQKDAAVEVIRKLIPHVTSIVQNVNSEKTNVILGKETMTLWGKETIEDTIGDIRFEISARSFYQVNPVQTEMLYNQALEYAALTGEETVIDAYCGIGTISLFLAKKAKQVMGVEIVEEAIEDAKWNAELNGFTNTYFEAGPAEEVIPRWYSEGKRADVLVVDPPRKGCDQALLNTIIEYKPNRVVYVSCNPSTLARDLRILEDGGYRTVEITPVDMFPQTTHVECVSQIVLK; the protein is encoded by the coding sequence ATGACGGCACCCGTAAAGAAAAATGATCGAGTAACGGTTTACATAGAAGATTTAACCCATGATGGTCTGGGCGTGGGGAAAGTGGATGGTTATCCATTATTTATTCATGGAGCGCTGCCGCAAGAAACAGCGGAAGTGCATGTATTGAAAACACTAAAAAGCTATGGCTTTGCCAAAATTGTAGAATTGAAAGAACCTTCACCGGACCGGGTGGAAGCGCCTTGTATATATTTCGAAAAATGCGGCGGCTGCCAATTGCAACATTTATCTTATGAAGCCCAGTTGCAATGGAAAGAAAACATGGTTCGCAATGTCATGAAACGCATTGGAAAAATTGATGCACCAGTACGACCAATCAAAGGAATGGAACACCCTTGGAATTACCGCAACAAATCGCAAATTCCTTTTGCGATGGGCGCATCTGGTCCGATTGCGGGATTTTACAAAGCCAGAACCCATGACATTGTGGATATGGAACGCTGCCTCATCCAAATGAGTGAAGCGGATATCATCATGGCCAATTTGAAAAAAGAGTTGGAGAAGATCGGGATCGAGCCTTACAATGAAACGACTCATCAAGGAATGCTCCGCCATGTGATTGTGCGGACAGGAAGAGCCACTGGCGAAGTGATGGTGGTGCTCGTTATAAAAAAACGCAAATTTCCTCAGAAGGATGCGGCGGTAGAAGTGATTCGAAAACTCATTCCGCATGTTACATCCATCGTACAAAACGTGAACAGTGAAAAAACGAATGTCATTTTAGGAAAAGAAACGATGACGCTTTGGGGGAAAGAGACAATAGAAGACACAATCGGCGATATCCGATTTGAAATTTCTGCTCGTTCTTTCTATCAAGTGAACCCTGTGCAAACGGAAATGTTATACAACCAAGCCTTGGAATATGCAGCACTGACGGGGGAAGAAACGGTCATCGACGCCTATTGCGGCATTGGAACGATTTCCTTATTTCTAGCGAAAAAAGCGAAACAAGTGATGGGAGTTGAAATCGTCGAGGAAGCCATCGAGGACGCCAAATGGAATGCGGAACTGAACGGATTTACCAATACGTATTTTGAAGCAGGGCCAGCAGAAGAAGTAATCCCTCGTTGGTATAGCGAAGGAAAAAGAGCAGATGTCCTCGTTGTCGACCCGCCGCGCAAAGGCTGCGACCAGGCATTGCTCAACACGATTATCGAATACAAACCAAATCGGGTGGTGTATGTATCCTGCAACCCTTCCACTTTAGCGCGGGACTTGCGCATTTTGGAAGACGGGGGATACAGAACGGTGGAGATTACACCGGTGGACATGTTCCCGCAGACGACACACGTTGAGTGCGTTTCGCAGATCGTTTTAAAATGA